From the Thermococcus sp. 18S1 genome, one window contains:
- the hydB gene encoding NADPH-dependent hydrogenase/sulfhydrogenase 1 subunit beta yields MRYVKLPKENTHIFLERLKEWGKLYAPVKISEKFYDFREIDDVKKVEFSYNRTIMPPKKFFFLPREKLFEFNLSKAEYQEVVEDVEPFVLFGLHACDIFGLKVLDTVYLDELPDKYYKVRREKGIIIGISCMPDEYCFCNLRETDFADDGFDLFLHELPDGWLVRVGTPTGHRIVDKNIKLFEEVTTEDICNFREFENKRSKAFKYHEDWSNLRYLLELEMEHPMWDEQADICLACGNCNTTCPTCRCYEVQDIVNLDGNTGYRERRWDSCQLRSHGLVAGNHNFRPTKKDRFRNRYLCKNSYNEKLGISYCVGCGRCTYFCPAGISFVKNLRTIMGLEEKACPGEISEEIPKRGFAYASEIRGEDI; encoded by the coding sequence TTGAGGTACGTTAAGCTCCCGAAGGAGAACACCCACATTTTCCTTGAGAGGCTGAAGGAGTGGGGCAAGCTCTACGCTCCGGTTAAGATATCCGAGAAGTTCTACGACTTCAGGGAAATAGACGACGTCAAAAAGGTGGAGTTCAGCTACAACAGGACTATAATGCCTCCGAAGAAGTTCTTCTTCCTGCCGAGGGAGAAGCTCTTTGAGTTCAACCTCTCTAAAGCTGAGTACCAGGAGGTTGTAGAGGACGTCGAGCCGTTCGTACTCTTCGGCCTCCACGCCTGCGACATCTTCGGCCTCAAGGTGCTCGATACTGTGTACCTCGACGAGCTTCCGGACAAGTATTACAAGGTTCGCAGGGAGAAGGGCATCATCATAGGCATCAGCTGTATGCCGGACGAGTACTGTTTCTGCAACCTGCGCGAGACCGACTTTGCTGACGACGGCTTCGACCTGTTCCTGCATGAGCTTCCGGACGGCTGGCTCGTCCGCGTCGGAACCCCGACCGGCCACAGAATAGTTGACAAGAACATCAAGCTCTTCGAGGAGGTCACCACCGAGGACATCTGCAACTTCAGGGAGTTCGAGAACAAGCGCTCCAAGGCCTTCAAGTATCACGAGGACTGGAGCAACCTCCGGTACCTGCTCGAGCTCGAGATGGAGCACCCGATGTGGGACGAGCAGGCAGACATATGCCTCGCCTGCGGCAACTGCAACACCACCTGCCCGACCTGCCGCTGTTATGAGGTTCAGGACATCGTAAACCTCGACGGAAACACCGGTTACCGCGAGAGGCGCTGGGACTCCTGCCAGCTCAGGAGCCACGGCCTCGTTGCAGGAAACCACAACTTCAGGCCGACTAAGAAGGACCGCTTCCGCAACAGGTACCTCTGTAAGAACTCCTACAACGAGAAGCTCGGCATAAGCTACTGTGTCGGCTGCGGCAGGTGCACCTACTTCTGCCCGGCAGGTATAAGCTTCGTGAAGAACCTGCGCACGATCATGGGACTTGAGGAGAAGGCGTGCCCAGGGGAGATAAGCGAGGAGATCCCGAAGAGGGGATTCGCCTACGCCTCAGAGATAAGGGGTGAGGACATATGA
- a CDS encoding ABC transporter substrate-binding protein: protein MKKTAVLLMALLIGAVVASGCLGGGTAETGTTTVPGTSSSPNASGTTTSSPAQTETTTPTSTETEKPHYPITVTDFANRTLTIEKPPERVVTLAPSITEDLYYLGLFDRVVGVTDFDDFPPGVANITRVGGYGQYANLEVIASLNPDLILVDSYSMTILEDLQKIAPVLVVDPHSIDDIPTALDLLGAVFNAEESARKATAEFEANINTISSAVKDEPRVSVFYVVWNDPLMTAGGGTFISDVIELAGGENIFNDTTGWPTVSPEQVIERNPDVVLLTPHCGMSVQDVYSGPLAGIKAAQDGKIHVIENENDLIHPSPRVVLGLKAVARLLHPDAFKVNYPLTVTDFAGRTVTIDDEPERIVTLAPSITESLFYIGAGGKVVGVTDYDDFPPAVENITRVGGYGKYANLEAIAALEPDLILVDGFSADIIESLERIAPVVVIDPKNITAIYSALELLGKITNREEGARAVVADMQATVGYVTSTVMGQSKLRTFFILSYYNGYWTAGAGTFVNDLIALAGGENIFNDVSGWGAASEEQIIARNPEVIIISPNAGISPKDLCSGPLSEVNAVKNGRVYVLSDENLVVRPGPRIMHGLEEIAEYLHPEVFSFQPQPLVCNATTSASG from the coding sequence ATGAAAAAGACAGCGGTTTTGCTCATGGCCCTGCTCATCGGAGCGGTCGTGGCGTCCGGATGCCTGGGAGGTGGAACAGCTGAAACGGGCACCACGACAGTTCCTGGAACATCAAGCTCACCGAACGCTTCGGGAACCACCACGAGCTCACCAGCTCAAACTGAAACGACCACTCCTACGTCCACTGAGACCGAAAAGCCGCACTACCCAATAACTGTAACGGACTTCGCCAACAGGACCCTCACGATTGAGAAACCCCCCGAGCGCGTCGTAACGCTGGCCCCGAGCATCACAGAGGACCTCTACTACCTCGGCCTCTTCGACAGAGTCGTTGGGGTTACGGACTTCGATGATTTTCCGCCGGGAGTTGCCAACATCACCCGCGTGGGCGGCTACGGCCAGTACGCCAACCTCGAAGTGATAGCATCGCTCAACCCGGACCTGATACTGGTGGACAGTTACTCCATGACGATCCTCGAGGACCTCCAGAAGATAGCCCCGGTTCTCGTGGTTGATCCACACAGCATCGACGACATCCCAACGGCCCTTGACCTCCTGGGAGCGGTGTTCAACGCGGAGGAGAGCGCCAGGAAGGCGACGGCTGAGTTCGAAGCAAATATAAACACGATAAGCTCCGCCGTTAAGGATGAACCCCGCGTGAGCGTTTTCTACGTGGTCTGGAACGATCCGCTCATGACCGCCGGCGGAGGAACCTTCATCAGCGACGTCATAGAACTGGCTGGCGGGGAGAACATTTTCAACGATACGACCGGCTGGCCGACCGTGAGTCCGGAGCAGGTCATAGAGAGGAACCCCGACGTGGTGCTCCTCACACCACACTGCGGTATGAGCGTTCAGGACGTTTACAGCGGCCCCCTCGCGGGCATAAAGGCAGCTCAGGATGGAAAAATCCACGTCATCGAGAACGAGAACGACCTCATCCACCCGAGTCCCCGCGTTGTCCTTGGACTCAAGGCGGTTGCGAGGCTCCTTCATCCGGATGCCTTTAAAGTGAACTATCCGCTCACGGTCACGGACTTCGCAGGAAGGACCGTCACGATCGACGACGAGCCGGAGAGGATAGTCACCCTCGCGCCCAGCATAACTGAGAGCCTGTTCTACATAGGTGCTGGAGGCAAGGTCGTCGGGGTGACCGACTACGATGACTTCCCGCCGGCGGTGGAGAACATAACCCGGGTGGGCGGTTACGGAAAGTACGCGAACCTCGAGGCCATAGCCGCACTGGAGCCAGACCTAATATTGGTGGACGGATTCTCCGCGGACATAATAGAGAGCCTGGAGAGGATAGCCCCAGTCGTTGTGATTGACCCCAAGAACATCACCGCAATCTACAGCGCCCTTGAGCTCCTTGGAAAGATAACCAACCGCGAGGAAGGGGCCAGGGCCGTGGTGGCGGACATGCAGGCGACGGTCGGCTACGTCACCTCAACCGTGATGGGGCAGTCAAAGCTAAGGACGTTCTTCATCCTCAGCTACTACAACGGCTACTGGACGGCCGGAGCGGGAACCTTCGTCAACGACCTCATAGCCCTTGCCGGCGGTGAAAACATCTTCAACGACGTCAGCGGCTGGGGGGCCGCGAGCGAGGAACAGATAATCGCCAGGAACCCGGAGGTCATAATAATCTCGCCGAACGCGGGGATAAGTCCGAAGGACCTCTGCTCCGGGCCGCTCTCCGAGGTGAACGCGGTCAAGAACGGGCGCGTTTACGTCCTCAGCGATGAGAACCTCGTCGTCAGACCTGGCCCCAGGATAATGCACGGGCTTGAGGAGATAGCGGAGTACCTCCATCCGGAGGTTTTCAGCTTCCAGCCGCAGCCTCTCGTCTGCAACGCGACTACCTCCGCCTCGGGCTGA
- the hydG gene encoding NADPH-dependent hydrogenase/sulfhydrogenase 1 subunit gamma codes for MSEVVPREIMMPDENPYALHRAKVLKVYQLTETEKLFLFRFEDPELAEKWTFRPGQFVQLTIPGVGEVPISICSSAMRKGFFELCIRKAGRVTTVIHRLQPGDTVLVRGPYGNGFPVDDWEGMDLLLIAAGLGTAPLRSVFLYAMDNRWKYGNITFINTARYGKDLLFYKELEAMKDLAEAENVKIIQSVTRDPDWPGLHGRPQNFIVEANTNPKKTAIAICGPPRMYKSVFESLINYGYRPENIFVTLERKMKCGIGKCGHCNVGTSTSWKYICKDGPVFTYFDIVSTPGLLD; via the coding sequence ATGAGCGAGGTAGTTCCCAGGGAAATTATGATGCCGGACGAGAACCCCTACGCACTCCACAGGGCTAAAGTTCTCAAGGTCTACCAGCTCACCGAGACAGAAAAGCTGTTCCTGTTCCGCTTCGAAGACCCCGAACTGGCCGAGAAGTGGACCTTCCGCCCGGGGCAGTTCGTTCAGCTCACAATCCCCGGTGTCGGTGAGGTTCCGATAAGCATCTGCTCCTCCGCGATGAGGAAGGGATTCTTCGAGCTGTGCATCAGAAAGGCCGGAAGGGTCACCACGGTCATCCACAGGCTCCAGCCCGGCGACACCGTTCTCGTTCGCGGTCCCTACGGAAACGGCTTCCCCGTCGACGACTGGGAGGGAATGGACCTGCTCCTTATCGCTGCGGGCCTCGGAACCGCCCCGCTCAGGAGCGTCTTCCTCTACGCCATGGACAACCGCTGGAAGTACGGCAACATAACCTTCATCAACACTGCCCGCTACGGAAAGGACCTCCTGTTCTACAAGGAGCTTGAGGCCATGAAGGATCTCGCCGAGGCCGAGAACGTCAAGATAATCCAGAGTGTTACGCGCGACCCCGACTGGCCGGGACTCCACGGAAGGCCGCAGAACTTCATAGTCGAGGCCAACACCAACCCGAAGAAGACCGCCATAGCCATCTGCGGTCCGCCGAGGATGTACAAGTCGGTCTTTGAGTCCCTCATCAACTACGGCTACCGCCCGGAGAACATATTCGTCACGCTGGAGAGGAAGATGAAGTGCGGAATAGGAAAGTGCGGTCACTGCAACGTTGGAACGAGCACGAGCTGGAAGTACATCTGTAAAGACGGCCCGGTCTTCACGTACTTCGACATAGTATCAACGCCTGGCTTACTGGACTGA
- a CDS encoding CBS domain-containing protein gives MVIIPRPIEPQEIRRIRKELGITQEELAEKAGVTQAYIAKLETGKVDPRLSTFNRILQALLECKKAQLTARDVMSSPVLSVKPYDSVENVIKLMNEHNISQIPVIAGNKVVGSVTERTLVRQSLEYEDIYDHKVMEVMEEPFPIVNEDEDLEVVKYLLEEHPAVLVQNREGRITGIITRVDIFRIGKGRD, from the coding sequence ATGGTGATAATTCCCCGACCGATAGAACCACAGGAGATAAGGCGAATTCGCAAGGAGCTCGGAATAACCCAGGAGGAGCTTGCGGAGAAGGCAGGGGTCACGCAGGCGTACATCGCCAAGCTGGAGACCGGTAAGGTGGATCCTCGACTCTCGACCTTCAACCGAATCCTCCAGGCTCTGCTCGAGTGCAAGAAGGCCCAGCTCACCGCCAGGGACGTCATGTCATCCCCGGTTCTCTCAGTCAAGCCCTACGACAGCGTTGAGAACGTCATAAAGCTCATGAACGAACACAACATATCCCAGATTCCAGTTATAGCGGGCAACAAGGTCGTTGGCTCCGTCACGGAGAGAACCCTCGTCAGGCAGAGCCTCGAGTACGAGGACATCTACGACCACAAGGTCATGGAGGTCATGGAGGAGCCGTTCCCGATAGTGAACGAGGACGAAGACCTGGAGGTCGTCAAGTATCTCCTGGAAGAGCACCCCGCTGTTCTCGTCCAGAACAGAGAGGGCAGGATAACTGGCATCATCACAAGGGTGGATATATTCCGGATAGGGAAGGGGCGCGACTGA
- a CDS encoding DMT family transporter, whose amino-acid sequence MDALILGVLAALASAFSWAASTILIKAGMRDKSPVAANIFRLYAVSVMFVGIFLVNGTFSKVAELPAKLLAVAFISGAFGFVIGDYFYLNALKMMGVSRTVPITSTYPLWAILWAFLFLGRDVSAQIIVGAALVVSAIVVVRKAEEEERINPKGFLFAILAPISWSFAILTMDWLTGYVDVLTLAGIRMMFAALAVSLFLPRYAGELRRITLREALLLTGAAATGLLLGQYLFVYSINLVGSQISAPVSAINPIIASTLAILILKEPPNRKILEGLILAVLGVILISTG is encoded by the coding sequence ATGGACGCTCTAATCCTCGGAGTTCTGGCGGCGCTGGCATCGGCTTTCTCATGGGCTGCATCAACGATACTGATAAAGGCGGGAATGCGTGACAAGAGCCCCGTGGCGGCCAACATATTCCGCCTCTACGCCGTCTCGGTGATGTTCGTGGGCATATTCCTGGTGAACGGCACATTCTCGAAGGTCGCCGAGCTGCCGGCGAAGTTGCTCGCGGTCGCGTTCATCTCCGGTGCCTTCGGCTTCGTCATAGGCGACTACTTCTACCTCAACGCCCTCAAGATGATGGGCGTCTCCAGAACCGTCCCCATAACCTCCACCTACCCGCTATGGGCCATACTGTGGGCCTTCCTCTTCCTGGGGAGAGATGTAAGCGCCCAGATAATCGTGGGTGCTGCTCTGGTGGTTTCGGCGATAGTGGTGGTGAGGAAGGCGGAGGAGGAAGAAAGGATAAACCCAAAGGGCTTCCTCTTCGCGATCCTTGCCCCGATATCCTGGAGCTTTGCGATACTCACCATGGACTGGCTCACCGGTTACGTGGACGTGCTCACGCTCGCCGGGATAAGAATGATGTTCGCGGCCTTAGCCGTGTCGCTCTTCCTGCCGAGGTACGCGGGCGAGCTGAGAAGGATAACCCTCCGGGAGGCGCTCCTCCTGACCGGGGCAGCGGCCACGGGACTGCTCCTCGGCCAGTACCTTTTCGTCTACTCGATAAACCTCGTTGGCTCCCAGATATCCGCCCCGGTCTCGGCTATAAACCCAATAATAGCCTCGACCCTGGCGATACTGATCCTCAAAGAGCCGCCCAACAGGAAGATACTTGAAGGGCTGATCCTGGCCGTGCTGGGGGTCATACTAATCTCCACAGGATGA